One genomic region from Synechococcales cyanobacterium T60_A2020_003 encodes:
- a CDS encoding deoxyhypusine synthase family protein, with protein sequence MSIQQLSRKIAPIPISTDISVVDLIDGYFTAYNSARLREICHLLSREVLQEGVTVGLTLSGAMTPAGFGSSVLAPLIRNGFVDYIISTGANLYHDLHYALGLDLYASHPFVDDVKLRQEGRIRIYDIVFGYDVLLQTDAFIRELLRAEPFQKRM encoded by the coding sequence ATGTCTATCCAACAACTCAGCCGTAAGATCGCCCCCATCCCCATTTCGACGGATATCAGCGTCGTTGATTTAATTGATGGCTACTTTACGGCCTATAACTCCGCTCGCCTGCGCGAAATTTGCCATTTGCTCAGCCGTGAAGTCTTGCAAGAGGGCGTAACCGTCGGATTAACCCTCTCTGGAGCGATGACACCAGCCGGATTCGGGAGTTCGGTGCTTGCGCCTTTAATCCGCAATGGATTTGTAGACTACATCATCAGCACGGGGGCAAACCTCTACCACGATCTCCACTACGCGCTCGGATTAGATTTGTATGCTAGCCATCCCTTCGTGGATGATGTGAAACTGCGTCAGGAAGGCCGGATTCGGATTTATGACATTGTCTTTGGCTACGATGTGCTGCTGCAAACCGACGCTTTTATCCGGGAACTGCTGCGGGCAGAACCGTTCCAAAAACGGATG